GCGGTTCCTGCCACGGCTCCTGAACCATGGCTGTGTCATGCGCGCGCGGCGCTACCACTACCGTCACCATCACTGCTCACGTGGCGATCTCTTACTACTACAGAACATGTATTCACCGCCGGCTGTAGACCCCATCGCCGCCGGTTTTAGCCCTCGGCAGTGTAAGTCGGCGGTGATGCCCATTGTCATTACTGCCGGTTAGGAAACCGGCGGTGATGAAAACTTATCACCACCGATCCGTGTTACCAACCGGTGGTGATAAGGATTTTCAAAAATTCCGAAATCGAGTAAAAAACAGCAAGTTTTTTTTAATCCTGGGAAGGCCCCACCGGTGGTGATAAGGATTTTCAAAAATTTCAAAATCGAGTGAAAAAACAgcgaagttttttgttttttttaaatcccAGGAAGGCCTCACCAGCTAGCCGCGAAAATCCACACGCTACACGGTGTTGGGATTCGAACTTGAGACTTATGATGCATAGCTGCTCTAACCACTCCGTCCCTAAGTCACTTGTGTCTATATAGCATGTATATTCATTTAGTACAAATTTCTTAGgattttaaaatgaatatttagaaTCTTAAACGACTTCAGATAAAAaaatcatcaactacaaagttgttgttctgatcgagatctacaactttgatgtcgGTGGTTTCACCATCCGAGACTGTttgacaaatttgaatttcaaaacgtcAAAACTTCCGCCATACTTTTGGGacatcaaatgatttcaaataaaaaagtcatcaactacaaagttgcagttctcatcgagatctacaactttacttttgaTCAATTCTACATTCGAGgttatttacaaaatttgaatttcaaaatttttaaacTTCAGATCGACGCATCCTCGGTACGGCATCCACCGACGGGGGCAGGCTGGGTCCCACGTGGGTTCCTGCGCGCGGGCGTGATGGTCAGCCGAAATAGTGTGAGGGGGATGGTAGAGCGATGCACAGTGTGGTGGGGTCTACGTGATGGGGCACAAAACAGGCGGCGCGAGCTTCTCTTGCCTACGCCGCGGCCTCCTGCGCGGAGGACCGGCGGCGTAAACCAAAAATTGGCTGGGCCTGCACGAGCGCATTGCCAGAGACGACAGACGGCCTACTGAAATCTCTGTCCACCAGAAACACAGGTGTACACGTGACCAACAACGGCCCGCGATGATACTGGGCCTCGCTTGTCGGGGACGCGGCCCGGTTCCGCAGCAAAACCCTGGCTGCCTTCGCGGCACCCCGAAGCCGCCATCTCAGTCTCGTCCTCACGCACACCCACACGGCCACACGCCGCCGCCATCCCCTCCTCGCCGTCTACCGGCACGACCTCGTTGAAtccttgctcctcctcctcctccgccgcttcCATGGACTCCGCGCGGGCACCCggcgcctcctcttcctcctccgccgCTGCAGCGGCCGCCGAGGATCTGGCGGGGGGCGTGGCGGCGATGACCCTGGATGAGCGGTTCGATCTGCTGCGGGGGATCGGGGAGGAGTGCATCCAGGAGGACGAGCTCAGGAACCTGCTTGAGAAGAAGCCCGTCCCCATCTGCTACGACGGCTTCGAGCCCTCCGGACGCATGCACATCGCTCAGGTTCGGCCGCCCCTCCTCCAGGGCATTTATAGTAGGAAAAAAATGTTAAAAGTTTGCACGATTCAGGCAAAAGCAGACTTGGTTGTGAGTTGTGACATACGCTGTCTTGTATTCCCAGGGCATTGTGAAAACCATCAACGTGAACAAGATGATCAGGGCCGGGTGCAAGGTAAAAATTTGGATCGCCGACTGGTTCGCGCAGCTCAACAACAAGATGGGAGGTGACCTGAAGAAAATCCAGACGGTCGGGCGCTACATGATCGAGATTTGGAAAGCGGCTGGGATGAACCTCGACGGGGTGGAGTTCCTGTGGTCCTCCGAGGAGATCAACAACCGTGCGCATGAGTACTGGCCAATTGTGATGGACATTGCCCGGAAAAACAACGTCAAGAGGATAACGAGGTACAGTACACTCATGTTTTATGTTGTGTTTCCATTAAAAGCCTTCTTCGCTTCGGAAGCTTGAGCATGAACACTAGAAATGGTTGGTTATCTCTCCTCTATGTGGTTATTATGAAGTGTTAGTAAttctatttttcctttacttGCAGATGCTGCCAAATTATGGGCAGAAGTGAGTCGGACGACTTAACTGCTGCCCAGATTTTCTACCCTTGCATGCAATGTGCTGATATATTTTTCTTGAAGGCAAGTATTTATTGCGCTATTGCATTCCATGGTATCTGGAAATAAAGTTTATTGAATTCTTTTTGGGTTCTGATAGGCTTTTGGTATTTCCATTCTGACTGTATTTActcgtgatgatgatgataatgatgacggAAAGGCTTTTGATATTTCAATGTGTACACCTTCAATCTAGAAAAAATAATTCTGCATACAAATCACTTCCCTTATCATTTTCCTTTTGTAGGCTGACATATGCCAGTTGGGGATGGACCAAAGGAAGGTCAATATGCTAGCTAGGGAGTACTGC
This DNA window, taken from Miscanthus floridulus cultivar M001 chromosome 13, ASM1932011v1, whole genome shotgun sequence, encodes the following:
- the LOC136500474 gene encoding tyrosine--tRNA ligase 1, cytoplasmic-like isoform X2 — its product is MDSARAPGASSSSSAAAAAAEDLAGGVAAMTLDERFDLLRGIGEECIQEDELRNLLEKKPVPICYDGFEPSGRMHIAQGIVKTINVNKMIRAGCKVKIWIADWFAQLNNKMGGDLKKIQTVGRYMIEIWKAAGMNLDGVEFLWSSEEINNRAHEYWPIVMDIARKNNVKRITRCCQIMGRSESDDLTAAQIFYPCMQCADIFFLKADICQLGMDQRKVNMLAREYCDDIKRKNKPIILSHHMLPGFKEGQEKMSKSDPSSAIFMEDDEAQVNVKIKQAFCPPKIVEGNPCLEYIKYIVFPWFGRFEVVRKESNGGNNN
- the LOC136500474 gene encoding tyrosine--tRNA ligase 1, cytoplasmic-like isoform X1, with amino-acid sequence MDSARAPGASSSSSAAAAAAEDLAGGVAAMTLDERFDLLRGIGEECIQEDELRNLLEKKPVPICYDGFEPSGRMHIAQGIVKTINVNKMIRAGCKVKIWIADWFAQLNNKMGGDLKKIQTVGRYMIEIWKAAGMNLDGVEFLWSSEEINNRAHEYWPIVMDIARKNNVKRITRCCQIMGRSESDDLTAAQIFYPCMQCADIFFLKADICQLGMDQRKVNMLAREYCDDIKRKNKPIILSHHMLPGFKEGQEKMSKSDPSSAIFMEDDEAQVNVKIKQAFCPPKIVEGNPCLEYIKYIVFPWFGRFEVVRKESNGGNKTFTSMDELISDYETGALHPADVKPALAKAINEILQPVRDHFNNNNDAKVLLNTVKKYRVTS